ATACTTTAAGGTTATATAAAGACTGACCTAACCAATCACAGCAAGAATAATTTTACGGGGATCAGGAGTGTTAATGTAATAAATTAAAAGCATGCCTATGGACTGGTTCTGAAGATAAAAATCTATCATGAGTaaaatggcttcctccaaagatgtATATATAGATTTGTTCAAGGTCGAACTCTTAGCTATGCTATCTGAACCATCTACCCTAGTGCACTATGAATGCTTACACAACCTAACATGGAGATTCCCCAAAATGGAGACTATATCCACATAGGGAAGGAAGAGAATTGTATCATATGCAGAAATTGTGAGAGTGCCTTTCTGAAGTGATGGCACTTTCTGCAAGCTGCCAAGCACTTGAGAtccataaaaatgtatttatcggTATCTTAAAACTTGGCTAGGAGAGTGCAagggtaaaagaaaaatctgagaAATCTGGCCCCGCAGCAAACCAGAAGAACAAGTAACTTTATCCCTTGCTCCACTGCAACAGCGCTCTGCTGTTAAGAGCTTTTTTGGATGTTCATAGTTGCACCAAGCACAAAGCATTTCTAGAGATCAGCTCACTATTAAGTATTGGGAGAATCCATGCTACACTCATACAGCTTCAGATTAAGAGGTGATTGCAAGACAAATGCATTAGGTTGATAGAACCAGTATTATATGCTTTATGCCAGAATGTTTTAATCTGGGGGTAAAGCCAAACTGGTTAGTTTGCAATGCATTGTATTCCCACTATTAATCACTGTCGGGGATCCCGTTTGCTCAGTGCTGTCAATGCAGTCTAAACATTACCTTTTTTAGGAATTAATCTTATTCAAAGATCTACAGAGCTGTCTCCCTGTTTGAACACCACTGTCTCATGCTGAGATCCTGCGCTGTGCATCCATGAACCTACTAGGAAAACCTACTAGGAATTGATTATCTCTTGCTTTGAAATACTTAATTTCAGAATCACTATTCCCCCTGTGCACATGTATACTTTTTTTGGATTTTGATGCAAAcaatcaatctcctttattggcatagaAAAAGTGCATTGTatacatggatcagaacacaacacagAGAAGAAAACATAGTAGGAGATACTTTAGCATAAAACTGTCCAGACATCATGAGGTACAAAAATGGCTCTTAGGACCTATGGTAACGTCATTTCATGGCATCTCTCAAAAATCCTGCCACATTCTCCACTACAATTATTCAGCAGAAAATACCAAATACTTAGcacaagggtcagcaacctttttcagctgtgggccggtccaccatccctcagaccatgtggtgggctggacaatattttttttgtgggggggaatgaacgaactccaggcaggccccacaaataacccagaggtgctgGGCTTCATTTATAGTGGAGGGTGGGGAATATCCTGTACCTTCAAAATGTTGCCTAACGGTATCCCCACTGAATCCACCTATTAAAGGGAGAGCAACATATCTTGAATTTTCCACAACCTCTGTTATTCCTCCTCAAGAACACAAATTTAAGCTGTATTTTGCTGTGTGTAGGAATGTGGATCGTGGTTATGAATCGCTCAGTGGGCAAAGCCTTTTCTAAATTTCTGTTGCCAGTAAGGGATTTGAAGTGGTGCAAATCGCTGCCAGGAAATTAAGCTAACGTGCTTCTTTGTCCACTTTCTTTGGGTCATGTTTGTGCATTTCAAAGTGCAATTGTGCTACAAGGGGAATATCAGTCAAGagagaaaagcactgggtgatgTTGAGAAGGATGAAACCGAAGCTCTCAGGAATGACAGTGCACCTCTGCTCAGCACCCTCCATTCTGACTCTGCTCTGCATGCACAGATCCATTCTTCAGGAGTCCTTTAGCGACAGGGCTGCTGGGATATAGCCGGGTAAAGCGGGCAAGTGCAAAGATAGGGAAGATGATTCGGTAGGCATTGTAATGCAGAGTACCAGATTTGTAGAATGCTGTAGCGATGTCACCCTGAGGAGAAGCAAGAGAGAAATTCCTGAACAACCGACATGCAGTCTTCTGTCCTGACGTCATGGTGACTAAATTCCATCTGAGAACCCAGTTGTATGATCACTGTAACCTCTTTTAAGAGCAGCAGTCCCATACAGTATCACTGAGCTTTTGGCTGGCAAACAAGACTCTGGAAGCAGGAATCAGAGACCAGAGCCAATTAAAATGTAGAAAAGGCAACTAAATACATTGTGGCATCTCAGACAGAATATCCAAATGGTTccatgattaaaaaataaaataattaactgGCAGTCTATAGCTTTTTAAAAGCACCCCTCTGACCTGCCACATCTAACAATAGGGCCAGCTGTGTCCTGTGCTCTGATACCACACAAACTCAATCCTGATGGCACATTTTGATGCCACAGCAGTAACAAGACAGGTACATGAATCACTTGGGTGCCTAAGGCAACAGAATACTTCCCACAGGAACATCAGAGTGTCCAATAGAGGGAGAATATGGGAAGCACTTGTAAGATCTCACCTGCCAATGCCACACAAGTGTCCATGTGTGTCCACAATACATTGCAGCCATCTACGAAAAGCATCTTTATGACAGCAACAATGCCAATGAGAGTACATTCTGATCTGCCTCATTTAGTAAGTGAGGGGTGGAAAACTTTTGGTCCTCCCTatattgctgaattgcaactcccatcatccctgtctattGCCTATGTAGGCTGGAAGGCAACAACTTAGCCACCCCCACTCTCAGTACTTGGTGGAAAATGctctgcattcattcattttacataccgtatttttcgcaccatagggcgcaccggaccatagggcgcacccagttttttgggggggaaataaaggggaaaaattatttccccccccccggcgcggggctggggcgggggaagctcgagcttcccccgaccccagcccccaaacaggcagctctctgcaagccgtgggagcgctcccactgcttgcggagaggtccgcgaagcctgggcacgctgatctcagcgcgcgcaggcttcggcatgctggcaactctccgcaagcagcgggaccgctcccgctgtttgcggagaggtccgcgaagcctgggcgcgctgatctcagcgcgcgcaggcttcggcatgctggcaactctctgcaagcagcgggaccgctcccgctgtttgcggagaggtccgcgaagcctgggcgcgctgatctcagcgcgcgcaggcttcggcatgctggcaactctccgcaagcagcgggaccgctcccgctgtttgcggagaggtccgcgaagcctgggcgcgctgatctcagcgcgcgcaggcttcggcatgctggcaactctccgcaagcagcgggagcgctcccgctgtttgcggagaggtccgcgaagcctgggcgcgctgatctcagcgcgcgcaggcttcggcatgctggcaactctccgcaagcagcgggagcgctcccgctgtttgcggagaggtccgcgaagcctgggcgcgctgatctcagcgcgcgcaggcttcggcatgctggcaactctccgcaagcagcgggagcgctcccgctgtttgcggagaggtccgcgaagcctgggcgcgctgatctcagcgcgcgcaggcttcggcatgctggcaactctccgcaagcagcgggagcccagcgctgggctcccgttgcttgcagagaggtgtgcgaagcctggagagcgtgaggggtcggtgcgcaccaacccctctcactctccaggcttcagcgaaagcctgcattcgcaccataggacgcacacacatttccccttcatttttggaggggaaaaagtgcgtcctatggtgcgaaaaatacggtatatttagaGGATATAATCCATTTCACAGTTGGCTGAAATATACTGTTTCTGTGAACCTTTAAATTATATTGCTATGAGGATATTTGATtaggaaaagaaattaaaagtaTTAACACACCTGAGGCCACTCCCCAATCGATGTCTGTCTGTCAATCAAAACTTGTATTCCTCTTTCCAGAACCCGAACATCAGGATATCtgcaaagccacaaaaatactggTCATTAGTTCTGTTATCAGCAGGGAAAGCCTAACATTTTCTTCTAAGGAGCTTATATGActacaatttctttttaaaagaaagaaaccctcATGGGCTCACAGAAACACAATGGGTCCCCCTAGTGGAAAGACCTGTAAGTGCATGAGTCCTTCACACAAGTTCTGAAAAGTGAAGAAGCTAAAGAAATGAAATTGTGAGGCCTCCATCCCAGTCCTTAAGACGGCCTTAACTGCCTCTTTGTTTGGCATTATTTCAATTGTTTGGACTAAGAAGCACCTGGGAACATCAACATACGAAGCTGCAGGAAAATTCTGTCCTCTGTAAGTTTCCAAAAGTTAGCATGTTTCTTTAGTTCGCCTTAATTGGTTTGTCTAACTGCTGCAGAAAGAACTTGGGCAAAAACAGACAGAAGCCTTTGCTAAGGTAGGTAACTGCCAGCTTCTGTGCTTACCTAACAGCCATCAACCCCAACAGAGCCCAGGAGGTTTGGTGGATCTGGGAAACAGTGTGCTGAATATATTTGCGAAACCTGTAGGATTCAAATTCCTCTCCCCAGCCACCGTCTTCCATTTGCTTGGAGACTAAGAATTCACAGGCTTTGGTCACTTCCTTGCATGCCTCCCTAGAAAAtatgagaggggagagagaaaaaatagccCATGAGATGCCTCATTGGGTTTTGTTCCACTGTTGGCCTTGACTGCATCCAAataatcttatgcacacttacctgcagGTAAGGCCCACTAAGCTCagttggatttacttctgagtaaattagGGAATGcattaggggatgcgggtggcactgtggtctaaaccacagagcctagggcttgccgatcagaaggtcggcggtttgaatccccgcgacggggtgagctcccgttgctcggtccctgctcctgccaacctagcagttcgaaagcacgtcaaagtacaggtaaataggtaccgctccggtgggaaggtaaacggcatttctgtgcgctgctctggttcgcccgaaatggcttagtcatgctggccacatgacccagaagctgtacgccagctcccttggccagtaaagcaagatgagtgcctcaaccccagagtcatccgcgactggacctaatggtcaggggtccctttacctttttaatcatgCATTGGGGCTGGTGCTGTCAATATTATATGCGCATGACTCCCCTTTGATATGCCTTTGATATTTTGGGTGGAGGAGCCTGACAGTCTCTCCACTTCACCCTGAAGCTAAGCTCCATCAAGGGCTCCCAGCAGAGCAACATTCATACTAATCTTCTACCCGAAAGGCTGCTTACTCACCCACCACGGTAGATGTATCCCATACATGCAAATGCCTCTAGTCCAAACCAGGTGCCATATGTGAAGCATACGCCCCATCGCCTGTCAGGGAGGAAAAACCCATCAGCTGCTGAATGAAAGATACTGAGACAAATGACAGACTACACCCTTTGAGTATGCCCTTTCATTCactgtttcatagaatcaaagagttggaagggaccataagggtcatctagtccaacccctgcaatgcaagaatctttcgaGTCTCATGTTTTATCATCTGAGCTATTGCAGCTATGCTTTTTTCTGCATTTCTTCCATATCCCTCCATTAGCTGCACCAAACAGTGAACAACTAGATGAGGAGAAGGTTTCTTCTTGGTTTTATCGTCTACAGACAGGACTCTCCTCAAAGTAGTGAAAGGAGGGATGGAGCCAAGTTCATTCATCATAAACTTGCAGTGAAATTCCTGGTCAAAGCCAGAATCTCTTGTTGCTATAACTAGTTGTGTGTTTTTCCCTGCTTGCTATTGATCTAACTAGATCTAATTTATATAACCAGTTATTTTACTTAGTGGCTGTAGATCTCATGGTGTGCATATTCCTGATGAATCATGTAGGGATCAGTATGGGATCAGTACATAGTGTTACCAACAGTACAGTATGTTTTCTCTCTAAGTCTAATGACAATGTGAAGGTTTGTGCAACTACCTAATCCTGCCTAAGAACATAGATTAACTGAGGGTGGAGCAAGCTGCTGACACCTGGATATTGGTACTACATTTTAGGCTGCAGGTCTCTAATCACTCCTTAGACACACTAGCAATCAGTTGTTTGTGGTGAACAAGATTCCCAACTGCCCTCTTAGGTGTCACATTCTGAAATTGCCCATTTTACACATCAGTTTAGGATCCCATTACCTCTAAAAAGAGGCTGGATGCTCCTGTGTTTTCTTTACCATGAACAGTTAGGCTGCAGCACATCCCTCCACAGTGGGAAGTGAGAAATCCCTTTCTGTGCATGTGTTTTACCCTTCATCGCAGAAATGTTTCATATTTGTAGAATACTGAAAGCACAAACTGCAGACTGCGCAAATGCAGATGAATCAGACGAAGCTCTGGATATCTCCTTCTTGGAGGTAACAGGCAGCCTAGGGATGCTACTAAAGGCAAGAGTTCCACTAGGTGTGTCACATTCCACACAAGGCAGCAGTCTGCCAAACTGTTGTGCAGGAAAGTCATTCGAAAGGTGAAGGTTTCCATAGCCCATCAACAACCTCTTCAAGTCCTACTTTCAGAATGCTATGTATGCATTCAGAAACTATGCCAACCCGTGCCGCTGTCAAGTTCAGTGTGGAATATTTGTAAGCCACTCACCCTAACCAGAAGCCATCAGCTTTCTGCATATTACGACAATACTGCAAAGCCTTATTTAGAGTATCACTGAGAAGAAAaacaaaggagtcttcttacATTTCAAGCTAAACAGACAATAATTAACCCAAGTCCCTTGTAACAATGGCATTCAGCTGCCTAAAGTAGCCTTCGACTTTTTCGGAACTTGGACCCACCCCAAACATGCATTTAGTGGCCTACTTCTTAATGTTTTGATGACGTTAGTGTTGCTATTGTGACCCACCTTAGAGCAGGCTGTGACCCAGTAGTAGGTCCTCCCAGCCTAGCAGGTGATTGCTAATTAAGATGAAGAGTGTTCCTCATCAGTCTTTAAGGATATTtaaaccagcagcagcagctgtacaTGAGATGAATATCTCACAAAAGTATCACTTCCATGTTGGAAATAACATGCATGCTAtgtgtacatatacatatacattttaccagtgcttttttctgggggggggggtacgcatacccctaaacattttgtgaatcgaagtttggcctcattaaggggcagtatttcaatataagtaggaaaatgagagtacccctaaacatttttttagaaaaaaagcactgcattttccAGAGCTGTGCTGGTTTGTTGCAGCATTAGAATACAGAATTCTAGAATATAGAATATGTGTATTATAACGTAACAATAACATCATTCTCAGCTCATACATTTACCTGATTTCCCCTCATATATTTACCTGATTTCATCTTCCCGGTGATTTGGGAATCTTTTCCCAAAATGTTTCAATCCCTGCATTACTGACGAAGTACATTCTATATAGGTGTGGTCGACCATACAATCAGCTAAAAAACAAAGTCCAGAATGTTACCTTTCAAGATGGCTTACAGATTTATATCCTTAAAAAGAGAGCAAAAACCTAGCAGTTtaaacagcgggggggggggtgtctataAAAGCAACAAGTCAAATGCCAGCTCTTCACCACCAAAAGCCTAGCAACCAAACGTGCCATCCACTCAGCAAAACAGGCGTGCAAAGGGTGTGGCAAAAGGGCcacacccactgctggcatgcCCAGCAATACCCTCAAAGTAATGTGTCCCCTCCCTGAAGGCTGTGAGGTGCTAGGGTCATCCTGGGAGAGATGGCTTCTAAAATAAGCAAGACCCATGTGGTGTAGTTGAAAACCAATTATGTTGAACTAGGTCCATAGACTCATTGGCAGCCACTGTCAATGGCACTGCatgagccctcatgcctccttcccaaagcccagtaagcgCTTCCCCCACCTTTGGGGGAAATTCACATAAGATTCCCATTTAAGTTGTTCCAATACCAAGGCTGTGTTCTTACCATATATCTCTGAGGAGTTCATGACCTCCAGTAGCCAACTCCCACGCCTGGTTTCATAAGACGAAAAACCACCATCAGAATTTCTCATGTTCAGCATCTGCAAAAAAAAGTACAAGTGTGATTGGGGAGGGAGCAAGGCAAAGGGTTTAAGAATGGGCATGGTGTGCTTTGTCTTACTTGCAGAGGTGCACGATGATCACTCCTGCCCAGTCCCACCAGCCACTCCTGTGCCCTTACTTCACTTGCTCttttcctaaactaaaaagccccaaatattaTACCTTGAAAAACTAATCTCTTTACTTCAAGTGGAGTTAAAAAAATGGAGAGTGGTTCTCCATACACATGTAGTTGTGCCAGTTGGCCCTCTCTCACCATATTAGGCCAATGGAGAACTCAGTGGATGGGGAGATTCTGTTCTCCTAGCAGACACTAGAAAGTGTCATTCCTCCTTGCGACTATGATGAGGATTCCAGGACAAAATTTGCTAATTTGCGTATTTCTATCGAATGTGATTTAACTCCAAATTACCACTGTatggaaggagatgaactcaTTATATATTTGACTTCAAATTGATTAAGTAAAGCGTAAGCATGTAATAGCAACGTTCTAATGAACAAAATCAGTAGTCCGTCTGTTGTCAATCCTAAAGCCCAGTGAGCTTTCGATCCAGCTTACTGAGGGAGATTGCTCTCAGTCCTGCTACCTTACAACCCTTTACCTGTGCTTAAGGAACTCAAACTTCAAGACTGATCATCCTTCACAGGGGATACAATGCTGCCATAGGGACACTTCCACCAATTCTCTACGGTCCCACAAAACCAATATTCTCCTCAGCACTATTACTGAATGCTAGATGACTTCAGTCTTCCCACAATAGCTTCCTCCTGCCTGCTTCCCATTTTCTcttctgggctttctgccttctCACCACATTGACAGCATCAAAGAGGCGCTGAGGTGCCACATGATCTTCTATGAAGGGGCATTTTTCCTCCAGCAGCATCAATGTCCTCATGGCCTCAGCAGTGCAGTCACTGACTATCCAGTCATTCTCTCGATTGCTGAAGGGGAATCCACCCTGGGTATTGAAGAAAAATACATTAGAACTTCTTTGGCAGCAGTCAGTGTAGAATAATGTCCTCCCAAAAAGATCCCAATAAAGCAACCAGGGATTTGACGGGTGATCCATATTTCTTCTTCAGGATACTAGATAGATGGGCCCTGGCCTAAACCAGCAGGCTCTTTGGGTTCTCAGAATTAACACTTAAAGACTCTTTTTTTGCTGGCTGTGTGTCACACAGACAGGACACAATTCTGGATGTACCTTGTTCATCTGGCGATAATATCTCTGGTAGTTAGGTGGGTTATCTACAATCTGAAAAACAGATTAGCAGCATATTAATAAAAGACAATCAGAATATATTTATAACCAGagaaagccagtgtggcataacAGTTTGAGTgttggacctgagagaccaggatgCCAATCCCTGCTTCCTCTCAGCCTAAAATtcctcacagtgttgttgtgtGGATTCAGTAAGGAGGAagaaaaccatgtatgccaccttaagctccttggagaagaagatGGGCTATGCAATAATTAACAAACAATAGAAAATAAATTAACTCAGTCAGAAATATGGTCTGCAATTTAGAAGACAGAATATGGCTACAGCCTGATACAATGGCAGCACATAGGGTTGTGTTCAGTGCCAGTGCTACTcaaagcagactcactgaaatttatGAACTCAGATTGGTCATGTTTATTAACCTGAATGGGTTTGCTGTGAATAGGATTCATACTGTGTACAACCCATAGTGTTGGTTGAGGTAAATTGCAGTGGATATACAAGGTTTTACACAGGACTGAAGCCACACTATAGAACCGAATTGACATTACAGTCAAGGATCACATGGGCTTCAGATTAAAAACCTATTATTCTATAGTCCCGCCATGACACATTATTCAGCTGAATGAATCTCATGCGATCAAGAGGCAGCTGGACCACACTCAGGCTCAACATTTCATGACCACAACACCCACACATTAAGCTTTGCCTATGCAGGCATCCATGTCTAAATGCACGGATATCAGAGTCAGGGCTGGGGGAAACCATACAACCTTGGCAGCTGCCCTTCAACATCTAGGTCAAGTAGATCCGTTGCCTTTGATAACCTAATAGCTCCTTCTCGTGATGAGTAACACATGAAAGGGGCTCATGTTACTTTGCAAAAAGAGACAAGTGTTTCCCTCCTGAGTCTTTTGCTGAGACAGCTGAAAGCAGTATTGAGTCCCTGTGTATGTTATTCCAAGATCAGTGCTTTACCTGAGAGGCTTTCAAGAATTCATGGGCTTTTTTCAGACAGGATGCATAGTCAGGATTGTTCTGAACCCCAGCCtagaaaaagacagaagttatGCTTAAGGATTCTGACCCAGGAAAGCCACAGAGAAAATCTCAGACACTTACACAAAAGCATCACTTCGGACAGCcacaaaaataaatgcaatttcttCAGGGATAACTTCAGTGTTACAAAAGGAATACTCAGTGTGTGGATTTCTGGACCTCATGTCCTAAGAATCACCTGGAGAACATGTCTTTCTTGGGTAACCATGACAGGCATACGAGATGTTCAGATCTCGTAATGTGTGTGCTTTGGTTAAATAATGAACACACACTCTCTACATGCCAGTTCATTCAtctaaaatatatatgtaaatggaAATTATTGTGGAAAGAACAAAAGCAGAAGATTTGACAATATAAAATGATACCTCCAAGAAGCCTTGAATGGCAAATGATGTATCCCAGGTCTGTGATCCCATGACCTGatataaaaaaaaggaataacAGTTTTGACCATTAGATCAGGGCTGGAGAACCAATGGCCTGGGATCTAAAGGCAGTCCTCTCTAACCAGCCCTTTGGATGCTTCCCCAGTCACGTCCACTTCCCAGCCTACACCCTCCCCAACTGGCcttgctctgcaccctccttAGGGGCTGGAATGTCTCATGGAACTGTGATAAGCCCTCCTGCTTAACTGAGTGGAAGATGGGGAAATGTGGGGGGTGGGTCTGAATTTCATGTGGTCAGAATTGCGTGGTAGTTGTGGGAGATCTTAAACAACTGGttttttcacatttttattttctgttttaaaatgtatgttcCAGTGCACTATTTAAAAAGAAGGCAAGAACACTAAGAATAAATCAGTAATTAAAGGGCTCCTCCACATGTTTACTTACTCTTTTTTATTGTACTGCTCAATTCCCCTGGGTTCAATAGCTTTTCCCCTTGTTCTGCAGCTATGGCTTGCAAAAATCTGAACTCTGCTGAACTGAAACTCAGTTAAGAAACACAAGTCTTTGGATTTTCAGTGTATTAGATAATATCTGGTTGAGCAGTTTTAAAATGTGCTACATGACCTTGTGTTATGTTACATCTTACCTCCTAGCCCTAATCCTGGGGTGAAGCTACACAATATGCAGGAGATCCAAGACTGGATCTCCTGATAttttgatatcaggcaggcagaAGACAACTCAGCTTGAGAGTCACCAAAGCAATGCAAATTGCAGGCCATAGCAATTCCCAACATATTGGTTCACACTACTGTACCTTTATTAGCATACCATCTTGTCCAATCCTGCAGAGATATAAGAAGCAGAGATTATAGCAGATGCAAGTCCATGTAGTTCTCTAACTTCATTGCATAACAGGAGACCAAGGCTTGACAAGACTAGAATAGGCTTTAAGAACAGCCAAAAAGCAAAATCTCCCTGAAATCTCTTCCAGACAACACAATGAGTGGGACACAGGTGTGCATGACACCTTTCTGAGTTCCACCTACGTTGCAAATAAGGATATTTTCACATATGCAGCTTAAAACACaaggtgatttttttttcctaCTGCACTGCAAGCTGCATTTGCACAGTGTTGTTCATATCAGGGGCAGAGATGTCTTTACAGAGTGTGCATGCTGTTTCTGGTCGTCCCCCCCCCGcacacctcccccccccggaACTCCTAGTGATGAAGCTGCCATCTGAGCATCTGTGCTCATGTGTGCACATACTACAGCTTTCACAGGTGTACACACCATTTACGTTTCCTAGTGCAATTGACCTTGGTTTGAGGAAAGATCCAGGTCTGCAAAAGCACACTTATGCAAGACCATGTTCAGGATTCTACAAAGATGGGTTTGAATAAATATGCCAGGCTTACCAAAGGTAGTCATAGATCCTGGAGATATGTTCTTGAAAAGCTGGAGAATCGGCTCCATCAGCATACCTGCTTATTAGCACATGAAACGCTTTACAAGTCTGCAGGACAAAAGAGAATATCATTCCAGTTAGGAATTCCCCTCTGCAATATCTCCATGCTTAGCACTCTCATCTGCCACAGGACTAAGTGTCTGCATCTCACCAGCCAAGCACAGAAACTCAAGTGGGCAGAACAAGATTGCCACAAACATAGCTCTCTGTTTGGTTTTTGAGGCAAAGCTTCCTCAGGAGAATAAGTATATGCTGTCATCAAAAGGAATTTGTTCCCAGTACAATTATTTCTTCACAAAGGACCTACCGGGCTAGAATTGGTGGCGTTCGAGAATATGTCGTCAGCCTTGATTTGCTCATACATTTCTGCAATGGCTTGCTTTCTGAAACTGGTAAAATGGTATCTCTCATACAAATTGAAAGTAGCTGCAGAAGGAATAAGAGACACTATGAACATCGCAATCATGTTCATGCAGTTCTATCTTCCTCGCGTGTTTTGGGCTGCAATCCTCCATGCAATTACCTGGAAGAAggcaccattgaattcaatggcacTTGCTTCTGAAAGATCTTTTGGCTCAAAACAGAGGCAGGATTTCAGCCCCCAATTTCAAATATGATTTTGGGGGGAATCTGCAAAAGAACATGGGTGTGAGTGAAGGGGTTTACCACGGGTGGGCACCTGTTGTTTGGGGTCATTTGGTTTTTTTCTCTTCATTTACCCCCAACTTCCATGAACCTTTTGCAGATCCCCTCCCAAAATCTTTCCCAACAAACCTCCACCCTGGACCCACCCCCCCAAAACTGGAGACCCAAAATCACAATCCCTGCCAGATTTTCTCCTTTGGCTTGGGCAAGGTTACATCTAGAGAAATGGAATGAAACAGTTTGATAGTTTTAAGGTTCACtgaagcaaatggggggggggtcattaagCACCATAAAACTGCTGCAGGGTCCCTCCCACTAGCTCTCATTGGGATCAGTAGGGCTCCCAAACTATGAGAATGTAAAGAAGCAAAACATGTCTTTCTTCATTTGTGGGCCTTCCACCTTATCCcggaaaagaggacacaaatttgcatgttacacaacacacacacattttattcagaTCTGTGTTCTCTTTGGCAAGTGCGTCAGAGAGCCCAATCAAGGTACAATGCATTGGACCCAGATAATCCTGTTGGCACCCCTGCATCAAGTAGTTACATATCTTGTTCTTCCTTAACTGATCAACAATGGCAACAATGGCCAATTCACACTGTAAAAGtaatgggtggggtagaaatctcAATTCAGATCGTGTGAGAGATCCCACATGCTGTCTTCACGGTGTGATTCAATATCCCTAGTCCTTGTAATTGGCtaagtgccgtattttttgc
The Podarcis raffonei isolate rPodRaf1 chromosome 6, rPodRaf1.pri, whole genome shotgun sequence DNA segment above includes these coding regions:
- the LOC128415723 gene encoding lanosterol synthase-like, whose protein sequence is MSDGTSLRRRKGAHEIEPKTDLTRWRFSSVEGRQKWYYVADSEECVREQNALEAYTLGLDTSKFFPDLPKASTAQEAVQKAIKFFSDLQAEDGHWAMECSGVLSLAPAILMSCYAAKISLPEEVERELLRYILSKQLPDGGWGLHLKEQSTVFGTTFSYIAMRILGLGPDHPDVVRARINLHKKGGALGIPNLGKVWLAIMNLYSWEGMNSPFPELWLFPTWLPGHPSTYWCHARHITLAMSYCYATRLTVEEDELIQSLRQEIYVEDFSTIDWPAQRNNIYEADLHSAHSWMLDAAFATFNLYERYHFTSFRKQAIAEMYEQIKADDIFSNATNSSPTCKAFHVLISRYADGADSPAFQEHISRIYDYLWIGQDGMLIKVMGSQTWDTSFAIQGFLEAGVQNNPDYASCLKKAHEFLKASQIVDNPPNYQRYYRQMNKGGFPFSNRENDWIVSDCTAEAMRTLMLLEEKCPFIEDHVAPQRLFDAVNVMLNMRNSDGGFSSYETRRGSWLLEVMNSSEIYADCMVDHTYIECTSSVMQGLKHFGKRFPNHREDEISDTLNKALQYCRNMQKADGFWLGRWGVCFTYGTWFGLEAFACMGYIYRGGEACKEVTKACEFLVSKQMEDGGWGEEFESYRFRKYIQHTVSQIHQTSWALLGLMAVRYPDVRVLERGIQVLIDRQTSIGEWPQGDIATAFYKSGTLHYNAYRIIFPIFALARFTRLYPSSPVAKGLLKNGSVHAEQSQNGGC